A window of the Thalassospira indica genome harbors these coding sequences:
- a CDS encoding deoxyguanosinetriphosphate triphosphohydrolase: protein MASSVQGSGDKMRWEDLLSSHRLEFKDGKIRLPEGAPYPTPDGRSPFQIDVDRVIFSSSFRRLQNKTQVHPLSENDHVHTRLTHTIEVGSVGQSLGLMAGAHIVKKLPKGSETTVADIGYMVQAACLAHDIGNPPFGHSGEDAINEWFTTSRLAKDELTSRLSGPELEDLRHFEGNAQGLRIISQLEMKRFDGGLNLTYGTLGSFIKYPRSTSVPDARRKEYTGLKKPGYYQAERDIAYAIARVCGLSPLEGFDGAWRRHPLVYLVEAADDICYSVVDLEDGWELGCVSFEEVERALAPIARHPEKYEGDAEQRWKDLRSEGWYAEKSEDDRIGFLRGKAIGNLVKAAVDAFIEHEDALLSGTIEGDLLANTPLGPYAKACKKLAVQKIYNAPHVLPIEMAGFEVINGLLDSFVRAAIDIDEHKNHGKRLPPQADRIDKLLSGKLMGAPDLYSRLMRVMDYISGMTDRYAVTLFRKLQGITI, encoded by the coding sequence GTGGCGTCGTCTGTACAGGGTTCCGGCGATAAAATGCGCTGGGAAGATCTTCTTTCTTCTCATCGGCTTGAATTCAAGGACGGCAAAATTCGCCTGCCCGAAGGTGCCCCCTATCCGACACCCGATGGCCGAAGCCCGTTTCAGATCGATGTTGATCGGGTAATATTTTCATCCTCGTTCCGGCGTCTGCAAAACAAGACGCAGGTTCACCCCTTATCCGAAAATGATCATGTCCATACCCGCCTGACCCACACGATCGAGGTCGGCTCGGTCGGGCAGTCATTGGGACTGATGGCCGGTGCGCATATCGTCAAAAAACTGCCCAAGGGATCGGAAACCACCGTGGCCGATATCGGGTATATGGTGCAGGCAGCATGTCTTGCGCATGATATCGGTAACCCGCCATTCGGGCATTCCGGCGAGGACGCCATCAATGAATGGTTCACCACATCGCGCCTTGCCAAGGACGAGCTGACATCACGCCTTTCCGGGCCAGAACTTGAAGACCTGCGCCATTTCGAAGGCAACGCCCAGGGGTTACGCATCATCAGCCAGCTTGAAATGAAGCGCTTTGACGGCGGGCTTAATCTTACTTACGGCACGCTGGGCAGTTTCATCAAATATCCGCGCAGTACGTCGGTCCCTGATGCGCGCCGCAAGGAATATACCGGCCTTAAAAAGCCCGGCTATTATCAGGCAGAGCGCGACATTGCGTATGCAATTGCACGTGTCTGCGGCCTGTCACCGCTTGAAGGGTTTGATGGCGCATGGCGGCGTCATCCGCTGGTTTATCTGGTCGAGGCGGCTGATGATATCTGCTACTCGGTTGTCGATCTTGAGGATGGCTGGGAATTGGGCTGTGTGAGTTTCGAGGAAGTCGAACGTGCGCTTGCCCCGATTGCCCGCCATCCGGAAAAATATGAAGGCGATGCCGAACAACGCTGGAAAGACCTGCGCTCGGAAGGCTGGTATGCCGAAAAATCCGAAGATGACCGGATCGGCTTCCTACGCGGCAAGGCGATTGGCAACCTAGTCAAGGCCGCGGTTGATGCCTTCATCGAACATGAAGACGCATTGCTTTCCGGCACCATCGAAGGTGACCTGTTGGCCAACACCCCGCTTGGCCCCTATGCCAAGGCCTGCAAGAAACTTGCGGTGCAAAAAATCTATAACGCGCCGCATGTCCTGCCGATTGAAATGGCCGGGTTTGAGGTCATTAATGGCCTGCTGGATAGCTTTGTTCGGGCCGCCATCGACATTGACGAGCATAAAAATCATGGCAAACGTCTGCCACCACAGGCGGATCGCATCGACAAGCTTCTGTCGGGCAAGCTGATGGGAGCCCCCGACCTCTATAGCCGTCTGATGCGGGTGATGGATTACATTTCCGGCATGACGGATCGTTATGCGGTGACACTGTTCAGGAAGCTTCAGGGCATTACCATCTAA
- a CDS encoding phosphoadenylyl-sulfate reductase codes for MNVMREEDIVTGGSMSVEEATDRAARLMDQYGHLQGVSLIEPMVHEEFNGRITMTSSFGTEAAALLALVAEVDRDLPVIFLDTRKLFGETHTYREKLVDHLGLTNIKIMRPDEEKLEAEDPNGMLFASDVAKCCYLRKVEPLQRALEGYDAWLTGRKRFHGGERDALPVIEPAGSRIKINPLAGYKREDIEDIFEHRALPRHPLEAEGFLSIGCMPCTERVDPNTTDVRAGRWAGQDKTECGIHYII; via the coding sequence ATGAATGTCATGCGTGAAGAAGACATCGTCACCGGCGGGTCCATGTCTGTTGAGGAGGCCACCGATCGTGCCGCCCGTTTGATGGATCAATATGGGCACCTTCAGGGTGTGTCACTGATCGAACCGATGGTGCATGAAGAATTCAACGGCCGCATCACCATGACCTCATCCTTCGGGACAGAGGCTGCCGCCCTTCTGGCGCTGGTGGCCGAGGTCGACCGTGATCTGCCGGTGATCTTCCTTGATACCCGCAAGCTGTTTGGCGAAACGCATACCTATCGCGAAAAGCTGGTTGATCATTTGGGCCTGACCAATATCAAGATCATGCGCCCGGACGAGGAAAAGTTGGAGGCCGAGGACCCCAACGGCATGCTGTTCGCCTCGGACGTGGCGAAATGCTGCTACCTGCGCAAGGTGGAGCCGCTTCAGCGTGCGCTGGAAGGCTATGACGCCTGGCTGACCGGTCGCAAACGCTTCCACGGTGGCGAACGCGATGCGCTTCCGGTGATTGAACCGGCGGGGTCGCGGATCAAGATCAATCCGCTGGCGGGGTACAAGCGCGAAGATATCGAAGACATCTTTGAACATCGCGCGTTGCCGCGTCATCCGCTTGAGGCCGAAGGTTTCCTGTCAATCGGTTGCATGCCCTGCACCGAACGTGTTGACCCCAACACGACCGATGTCCGCGCCGGACGCTGGGCCGGGCAAGATAAAACCGAGTGCGGCATTCACTACATCATCTAA
- a CDS encoding precorrin-2 dehydrogenase/sirohydrochlorin ferrochelatase family protein, with protein sequence MFPINLDLTRLSVALVGNGQATLNRLRQFDGDGAKYVTVYSEDPIPELAEQAGDRLQRYLPNSADVNAASIMFIIDLDLKKAAELASIAKAVGTIANVEDVKQYCDFSSPARIQRGDLMITVSTNGHSPRLAGRIRRALEKWLVPSWEQRLHELSKQREKWKADGADMQTLLRKTDEYIDQRRWLP encoded by the coding sequence ATGTTTCCCATCAATCTGGACCTGACGCGACTTTCGGTCGCTTTGGTCGGCAACGGTCAGGCCACCCTGAACCGTTTGCGCCAGTTTGACGGTGATGGGGCAAAATACGTTACCGTCTATTCTGAAGACCCGATACCCGAACTGGCCGAACAGGCCGGTGATCGGTTGCAGCGCTATTTGCCAAATTCGGCGGATGTCAACGCGGCCTCCATCATGTTTATCATCGACCTTGATCTTAAAAAGGCAGCCGAGCTGGCCTCCATTGCCAAGGCCGTTGGCACGATTGCCAATGTCGAGGACGTTAAACAATATTGTGATTTTTCGTCGCCCGCGCGTATTCAGCGCGGTGATCTGATGATCACGGTTTCGACCAACGGGCACAGCCCGCGCCTTGCCGGTCGTATTCGCCGCGCGCTTGAAAAATGGCTGGTGCCAAGCTGGGAACAGCGCTTGCACGAACTGTCCAAACAGCGTGAAAAATGGAAGGCCGACGGGGCCGACATGCAAACCCTTTTGCGCAAGACCGATGAATATATCGATCAGCGGAGGTGGCTGCCATGA
- a CDS encoding COX15/CtaA family protein, whose protein sequence is MSSSASPALSEVSLAQPQANKNVAIWLFSCAAMVFIMVVIGGLTRLTESGLSIVEWRPFTGIIPPMNEADWQTLYEKYSQYPEFQKINAWMSVEDFKSIFWLEFIHRLWGRLIGIVFFIPFVWFLAKKSIDRATKWKLWGLFILGGLQGLMGWYMVMSGLVDRPDVSQYRLTAHFGLALVIFIALLWVALQQLSPRVTTTASSKRALQLLCLIVFTALSGGFVAGLNAGHIYNTFPLMDGQLIPDGLFVFDPAWLAPFEDHMTVQWDHRWLAKLTFVMVLVFWWRAGKWDLNPNQRFATHQVLLAACLQVTLGITTLLTVVWLPLGVAHQAGAVVLVGATTYAAYKLRDAT, encoded by the coding sequence ATGTCCAGCAGTGCCTCCCCTGCCCTGTCCGAAGTCAGCCTTGCGCAACCACAAGCCAACAAAAACGTCGCCATCTGGCTGTTTTCCTGCGCGGCGATGGTGTTCATCATGGTGGTGATCGGCGGCTTGACGCGCCTGACGGAGTCCGGGCTTTCGATTGTGGAATGGCGGCCGTTCACCGGCATCATTCCGCCGATGAATGAAGCGGACTGGCAGACGCTTTATGAAAAATACAGCCAGTATCCCGAGTTCCAGAAAATCAACGCCTGGATGTCGGTCGAGGATTTCAAATCGATCTTCTGGCTCGAATTCATCCACCGCCTGTGGGGACGGTTGATCGGGATTGTGTTCTTCATCCCGTTCGTTTGGTTCCTGGCCAAGAAATCAATTGATCGCGCAACCAAGTGGAAGCTCTGGGGTCTTTTCATTCTGGGCGGTCTGCAGGGCCTGATGGGCTGGTACATGGTGATGAGCGGTCTGGTTGATCGCCCTGATGTCAGCCAGTATCGCCTGACGGCGCACTTTGGTCTGGCACTGGTGATCTTCATCGCCCTGCTGTGGGTCGCCCTGCAACAGCTGAGCCCACGTGTGACAACCACCGCATCGTCAAAGCGCGCCTTGCAGTTGCTGTGTTTGATTGTGTTTACCGCCCTGTCCGGCGGCTTTGTTGCCGGCCTTAATGCCGGGCACATATACAACACCTTCCCGCTGATGGACGGGCAGCTGATCCCCGATGGCCTGTTCGTATTTGATCCGGCTTGGCTGGCGCCATTTGAGGACCATATGACGGTACAGTGGGATCATCGCTGGCTGGCGAAACTGACATTCGTGATGGTGCTGGTGTTCTGGTGGCGTGCTGGCAAATGGGACCTTAACCCCAACCAACGCTTTGCCACCCATCAGGTTCTGCTTGCGGCCTGCCTGCAGGTCACGCTTGGCATCACAACCCTTCTGACTGTCGTGTGGTTGCCGCTGGGTGTCGCCCATCAGGCCGGTGCGGTGGTTCTGGTTGGGGCGACGACCTATGCCGCCTACAAACTGCGCGATGCGACCTAG
- a CDS encoding DUF3422 family protein: MFVEHPQRVTLHNEIHARPFGGVTSPARCSCLAFQTGEDLDQAVRDHFTAFCHRYSLTPPAQDQKYFEAACDGFSVIWERHAEFTVYVFKRTEPFDNPFEDPVINLVPRDWLDDTPGQLLVGLHIVVDKAERSDDELSRLFDHNGLTGSRILGGTAQVWTDFRLHGDGFGRILIKDCGLEHLQAGRLVQRLKEIEVYRMMALLAFPLAHTATPKVSEIDTRLSEITAEMASKTQTNDEETLAKLTDLAAQTEEMAASLNYRFSAARAYYRIVQARLGELREERIEGMQTIAEFLERRLAPAMRTCQNIGDRLEVLSKRVARANNLLRTRVDILLEAQNRDLLASMDRRVKLQLRLQQTVEGLSVAAITYYAVGLLGYLFKAIKDTGVPINDRVATGVAVPLVLGAIWFSMHRIRKALHRADD; the protein is encoded by the coding sequence ATGTTTGTCGAACATCCCCAGCGCGTCACCCTTCATAATGAAATCCATGCAAGGCCATTTGGCGGGGTGACCAGCCCTGCGCGTTGTTCCTGTCTCGCCTTTCAAACCGGCGAAGACCTTGATCAGGCGGTGCGCGACCATTTCACCGCCTTTTGCCATCGCTATAGCCTGACGCCACCTGCCCAGGATCAGAAATATTTTGAAGCCGCTTGTGACGGATTTTCCGTTATCTGGGAACGGCATGCGGAATTCACGGTCTATGTGTTCAAGCGCACCGAGCCGTTTGATAATCCGTTTGAAGACCCGGTGATCAATCTTGTGCCGCGTGATTGGCTTGATGATACACCCGGGCAATTGCTGGTGGGGTTACACATTGTCGTCGACAAGGCTGAGCGGAGTGACGATGAACTGTCGCGGTTGTTTGATCATAATGGCCTGACCGGCAGCCGCATACTGGGCGGTACCGCGCAGGTCTGGACGGATTTTCGTCTGCATGGCGACGGGTTTGGGCGCATCCTGATCAAGGATTGTGGCCTAGAACACCTTCAGGCCGGGCGTCTGGTGCAGCGGCTTAAAGAAATCGAGGTCTATCGCATGATGGCCCTGCTGGCCTTCCCGCTAGCACATACTGCCACGCCAAAGGTGTCGGAAATTGATACCCGCCTGTCGGAAATCACCGCCGAAATGGCGAGTAAAACCCAGACCAACGATGAAGAAACGCTTGCCAAACTGACTGACCTTGCCGCCCAGACCGAGGAAATGGCAGCGTCGCTCAATTACCGTTTCAGTGCGGCACGCGCCTATTATCGCATCGTGCAGGCACGTCTGGGGGAACTCCGCGAGGAACGCATCGAGGGCATGCAAACAATTGCCGAATTCCTTGAACGGCGATTGGCCCCGGCCATGCGGACCTGCCAGAATATCGGCGATCGGCTGGAAGTTTTGTCAAAGCGTGTCGCACGGGCCAACAACCTGCTGCGTACCCGTGTCGACATCCTGCTTGAGGCGCAAAACCGTGACCTTCTGGCCAGCATGGATCGGCGTGTGAAGCTGCAACTGCGCCTGCAACAAACCGTTGAAGGTTTGTCGGTGGCCGCCATCACCTATTATGCGGTCGGGCTTCTGGGTTACCTGTTCAAGGCGATCAAGGATACCGGGGTTCCGATCAATGACCGGGTTGCCACAGGTGTTGCCGTGCCGCTGGTGCTGGGCGCGATCTGGTTTTCGATGCACCGCATCCGTAAGGCGCTGCATCGTGCCGATGACTGA
- the tldD gene encoding metalloprotease TldD, with translation MTDLRTTDNLFFAKGDLDRDRLESQVNDALSTSEDGELFLEYRQSESLVWDDGRLRSANFDTAQGFGLRAVADEATAFSHSNELSNDAVARAAETVKAVGSGRSGKVDLGSIGTNVSLYSDVNPLGEATFEAKVDLLAQIDAYARSRDPRVVQVSASISGNWQAVQIWRSGGQRIGDIRPLVRFNVSVVVKQGDRMETGSHGEGGRIGYDGFFDEKTWKKAVDESLRQAVVNLDSVAAPAGEMTVVLGPGWPGILLHEAIGHGLEGDFNRKGTSAFAGLLGQRIASPGVTVVDDGTIHDRRGSLSIDDEGTPTQKTVLIEDGILKGFMQDRLNARLTGVKSTGNGRRQSYAHAPMPRMTNTYMLGGDKEPEEILASVKKGIYAVNFGGGQVDITSGKFVFSASEAYLIEDGKLGAPVKGATLIGNGPDSLTKVSMIGNDMALDDGIGTCGKDGQGVPVGVGQPTLRIDGLTVGGTAV, from the coding sequence ATGACCGATCTTCGCACCACCGACAATCTGTTTTTCGCCAAGGGCGATCTCGATCGCGACCGGCTTGAATCACAGGTCAATGATGCGCTTAGCACTTCTGAAGACGGGGAACTCTTCCTTGAATATCGCCAATCCGAGAGCCTTGTCTGGGATGATGGGCGCTTGCGCAGTGCCAACTTTGACACCGCACAGGGGTTTGGTCTGCGTGCTGTTGCGGATGAAGCCACCGCCTTTTCGCATTCCAATGAATTGTCCAATGACGCGGTTGCCCGCGCCGCCGAAACCGTCAAGGCGGTTGGATCGGGCCGCTCGGGCAAAGTCGATCTGGGATCGATCGGCACCAATGTATCGCTTTATTCCGATGTGAACCCGCTGGGTGAAGCAACCTTTGAGGCCAAGGTTGACCTTCTAGCCCAGATTGATGCCTATGCCCGGTCGCGTGACCCGCGTGTTGTTCAGGTTTCGGCATCAATTTCCGGAAACTGGCAGGCAGTTCAGATCTGGCGTTCCGGCGGGCAGCGTATTGGCGATATTCGTCCCCTGGTCCGTTTCAACGTCTCGGTCGTTGTCAAACAGGGCGATCGCATGGAAACCGGATCGCACGGCGAAGGCGGGCGTATTGGCTATGACGGGTTCTTTGATGAAAAAACCTGGAAAAAAGCGGTTGATGAATCACTCCGTCAGGCGGTTGTGAACCTTGATTCTGTTGCCGCCCCGGCTGGTGAAATGACCGTGGTGCTTGGACCGGGTTGGCCGGGAATTCTTTTGCACGAGGCAATTGGTCACGGACTTGAAGGTGATTTTAACCGCAAGGGCACGTCTGCCTTTGCCGGGCTGCTGGGCCAGCGGATCGCATCGCCGGGTGTGACGGTGGTTGATGATGGCACCATCCATGACCGCCGCGGATCGCTTTCGATTGATGATGAAGGCACACCGACCCAGAAAACCGTCCTGATCGAGGATGGCATCCTCAAGGGCTTTATGCAGGATCGCCTGAACGCGCGCCTGACCGGTGTCAAATCCACCGGTAATGGACGTCGTCAGTCCTATGCCCACGCCCCGATGCCACGCATGACCAACACTTATATGCTCGGTGGCGACAAGGAGCCGGAAGAAATTCTGGCCTCGGTCAAAAAGGGCATCTATGCCGTCAACTTTGGCGGCGGTCAGGTCGATATTACATCGGGTAAATTCGTGTTTTCGGCCTCCGAAGCCTATCTGATCGAGGATGGCAAACTTGGCGCACCGGTCAAGGGCGCGACCCTGATTGGCAACGGCCCGGACAGCCTGACCAAGGTGTCCATGATCGGCAACGACATGGCGCTTGATGATGGCATCGGCACCTGTGGCAAGGACGGGCAAGGTGTTCCTGTTGGTGTCGGCCAACCGACGCTCCGCATTGATGGTCTGACCGTCGGCGGGACCGCAGTATAA
- a CDS encoding tetratricopeptide repeat protein, translating into MTTGRWQYVTALIAAGLTSLAIGTTAVSAQQSIDVRTDEARQFSEDFERLTDVTARANFLLSTDDGGDITYADILANPDDIVLNFRWAKAQLARGDVRGASATLERILVLDPDLAPVRLYYAIVLYRLDSLDEARSQFDRLLQMDISPDVEANIRQYVSAIERRRKRLSQSLTLTLGSQIDSNRNAAPNDKVQLLTGTPTTITASGDKPNNDIAYIGALRYDVSYDLGYQEGHEVFASLTGYGSDQVQLDALDLGSFSAEIGTHIRGGYWMLTPTLSQTAQSLSREKYLTARTGRLRLDWNVRPFFNLNGDISYSDERYHNTSESSALRLHSGQRYGARIGGNYNWSPNHRTTVNFAAGMKDAARNYYSYNSLSGELIHAYLFGGGSYISGSIRYGMDQYRDPDFLTTGNSPQHRTDRSTRTRLTYGAPLSTILPTDLFGDSKTANQILGFLAPINWSVTGEYLNTKSNIPNYEYHNARAQVFLTRRWEF; encoded by the coding sequence TTGACGACAGGCAGATGGCAGTACGTTACCGCGCTGATTGCAGCGGGTCTAACGTCGCTTGCAATCGGAACAACCGCGGTAAGCGCACAGCAAAGCATTGATGTGCGCACAGATGAAGCACGCCAGTTTTCCGAAGATTTCGAGCGACTCACCGACGTAACCGCACGGGCGAACTTTCTGCTGAGCACTGATGATGGCGGTGACATTACCTATGCCGACATCCTTGCAAATCCCGATGACATCGTCCTCAACTTCCGCTGGGCCAAGGCGCAGCTGGCGCGTGGTGACGTCCGCGGGGCATCCGCAACCCTTGAACGCATTCTTGTTCTGGACCCGGATCTGGCACCGGTGCGGCTTTATTACGCGATTGTTCTTTATCGCCTTGATAGCCTAGACGAGGCCCGCAGCCAGTTTGATCGGCTGTTGCAAATGGATATCTCGCCAGATGTCGAAGCCAATATCCGTCAGTATGTCAGCGCCATCGAGCGCCGCCGCAAGCGCCTGTCACAAAGCCTGACCCTGACACTGGGAAGCCAGATCGATAGCAACCGCAACGCGGCCCCGAACGACAAGGTCCAGCTTTTGACCGGCACACCGACGACCATCACCGCAAGCGGCGACAAACCCAATAACGACATCGCCTATATCGGGGCGCTTCGCTACGACGTCAGCTATGACCTTGGCTATCAGGAAGGCCACGAGGTTTTTGCAAGTTTAACCGGCTATGGCAGTGACCAGGTCCAGCTTGACGCGCTGGACCTTGGATCCTTTTCGGCTGAAATCGGCACACATATTCGCGGCGGATACTGGATGCTGACCCCGACACTCAGCCAGACCGCGCAGTCGCTTTCGCGCGAAAAGTACCTGACCGCCAGGACCGGCCGTCTGCGGCTGGATTGGAACGTGCGCCCGTTCTTTAACCTCAACGGTGATATCAGCTATTCTGACGAGCGATACCACAACACATCTGAATCCAGTGCGCTTCGCCTGCATTCGGGGCAGCGCTATGGCGCACGGATCGGCGGCAACTACAATTGGTCGCCAAATCATCGTACGACGGTGAATTTTGCGGCCGGGATGAAGGATGCCGCCAGAAACTATTATAGTTACAATAGCTTGAGCGGCGAGCTGATCCATGCTTATCTGTTTGGCGGGGGAAGTTACATCAGCGGAAGTATTCGCTATGGCATGGACCAGTACCGGGATCCGGATTTTCTGACGACCGGCAATTCGCCGCAACATCGCACGGATCGCAGTACTCGGACCCGCCTGACATACGGTGCACCGCTTTCGACGATCTTGCCGACCGACTTGTTTGGGGATAGCAAAACGGCAAATCAGATACTTGGCTTTCTGGCACCGATCAACTGGTCGGTCACCGGTGAGTATCTGAACACAAAATCAAACATTCCCAACTACGAATACCATAACGCACGTGCACAGGTATTTCTGACTCGCCGCTGGGAGTTCTAG
- a CDS encoding FecR family protein, with the protein MQMAKYSPLKSTATICRLAGATLLCAPLIAATVFMAPKPASAELEAEMAGVSAAVTGEITLSKVTGEVGILVESGMPVYLGDRIVTSANSGMQVLLLDETVFTIGPNSDVAIDEFVYDPATGDGRIVADMAKGVMRFVTGKIPLNNPSSMDVNLPVGSIGIRGTIGLIRSMTAEQANEIVPGSFDTTDANTANQLVFMAVNQGPGLSRNDTTSRPGAFAAFNQNGGSQSVTGENFGVFVSDSNVTTPTRFPTSAATFDFSANVVRTASLGGGSDSGSGASSTSSTTQQPVVTSQQTGQAQNQTGATSAQAVDVAMAQIGTVNSAANVAETTTILNNNTQSASSSSSGPFTYDGLRQVTSGSATTGTINVDGANVDYSFVSTVDYANHKITVYFSNIQINDTGPLGSADIGDVNSAPTLVDYLNKSGTVEFTSGDFSYDANCQNMGCNATAKFKDAHNVEFNVSTTNHTEGTDGSATLE; encoded by the coding sequence ATGCAAATGGCCAAATATTCGCCCCTGAAATCGACTGCAACAATCTGTCGACTTGCTGGCGCAACGTTGCTTTGCGCACCTTTGATTGCCGCAACAGTCTTTATGGCGCCAAAACCCGCCAGTGCAGAACTTGAAGCCGAAATGGCGGGCGTCTCGGCCGCTGTAACCGGCGAAATCACACTTTCCAAAGTCACCGGCGAAGTCGGCATTCTGGTCGAAAGCGGCATGCCGGTCTATCTGGGGGATCGGATCGTCACGTCAGCCAACTCGGGCATGCAGGTGCTGTTGCTTGACGAGACAGTCTTTACCATCGGCCCGAACAGCGATGTTGCAATTGACGAGTTCGTTTATGACCCGGCCACTGGCGACGGACGCATTGTCGCCGATATGGCCAAGGGCGTGATGCGCTTTGTCACCGGCAAAATCCCGCTCAACAATCCATCAAGCATGGATGTGAACCTGCCAGTTGGATCGATTGGTATTCGCGGCACCATTGGCCTGATCCGCTCCATGACCGCCGAACAGGCAAACGAGATCGTACCGGGCAGTTTTGATACCACCGACGCAAACACTGCAAACCAGCTGGTTTTCATGGCAGTAAACCAAGGACCCGGCCTGTCGCGCAATGACACGACGTCACGGCCCGGCGCCTTTGCCGCCTTTAACCAGAATGGCGGCTCACAAAGTGTGACCGGCGAAAACTTCGGTGTCTTTGTCTCAGACAGCAACGTCACCACGCCCACACGTTTCCCGACCAGTGCCGCAACTTTTGATTTTTCGGCAAACGTTGTCCGCACCGCATCACTTGGTGGTGGCTCGGATTCCGGGTCAGGTGCAAGCTCGACCTCATCCACCACACAGCAGCCTGTTGTCACCAGCCAGCAAACCGGACAGGCCCAAAACCAGACCGGCGCAACCAGCGCGCAGGCCGTTGACGTCGCCATGGCGCAAATTGGAACAGTCAACAGCGCCGCAAACGTCGCTGAAACCACGACCATCCTGAACAACAATACGCAAAGCGCTTCATCAAGTTCTTCGGGACCATTTACCTATGACGGGCTTCGTCAGGTAACGAGTGGTAGCGCAACGACTGGTACGATCAACGTTGATGGCGCTAATGTGGATTACAGCTTCGTCTCGACCGTGGACTACGCAAATCACAAGATTACTGTCTACTTTTCGAACATTCAAATAAACGATACAGGCCCGTTGGGTTCAGCTGACATCGGTGACGTGAACAGCGCGCCAACCTTAGTTGACTATCTCAACAAGTCAGGAACCGTAGAGTTTACAAGCGGTGATTTTTCGTATGATGCTAACTGTCAAAATATGGGATGCAACGCGACGGCAAAGTTTAAAGATGCCCATAACGTAGAGTTTAATGTGTCGACTACCAACCATACTGAAGGCACCGACGGCAGCGCAACGCTTGAATAG